One Bradyrhizobium sp. CCGB12 genomic window carries:
- the otsB gene encoding trehalose-phosphatase — protein MKSELAEMALDEKRTMLEDEAPDAVPVPHALVPHLNEIAILLDIDGTLLDLMPTPREVWVPPGLSETLNRLTERTSGALAMVSGRSLNDIDLIFAPDVFRAVAGHGAEMRLSVGNEADDVHAPPMDKELKRRLAAIAKLSPGILLEDKGYSLALHYRLAPHAEKAIYESVSLIRADLPNAPIEVLPGKFVCEIKHSGFTKATGVRELMKHEPFRGRRPIFIGDDVTDETVFAIMPDMDGLAFSVGRRAIGVNGHFDTPSDVRAFLARLLDDTRLE, from the coding sequence ATGAAATCGGAACTAGCGGAAATGGCTTTGGACGAGAAGCGCACCATGCTTGAGGACGAAGCGCCCGACGCGGTGCCGGTGCCGCATGCGCTCGTGCCGCATCTGAACGAGATCGCAATCCTGCTCGACATCGACGGCACGCTGCTCGACTTGATGCCGACGCCGCGCGAGGTGTGGGTGCCGCCGGGACTGTCGGAGACGCTGAACCGGCTGACCGAGCGCACCTCGGGCGCGCTGGCGATGGTTAGCGGACGCTCGCTCAATGATATCGACCTGATCTTCGCACCCGACGTGTTTCGCGCAGTCGCCGGCCACGGTGCCGAAATGCGCCTGTCGGTGGGCAATGAAGCCGACGACGTGCATGCGCCGCCGATGGACAAGGAGCTGAAGCGACGGCTGGCTGCGATCGCAAAGCTCAGTCCCGGCATCCTGCTCGAGGACAAGGGCTATTCGCTGGCGCTGCATTATCGCCTTGCGCCGCATGCTGAGAAGGCGATCTACGAATCCGTGTCGCTGATCCGCGCCGACCTGCCCAATGCGCCGATCGAGGTGCTGCCCGGAAAGTTCGTCTGCGAGATCAAGCATTCCGGCTTCACCAAGGCCACCGGCGTTCGCGAACTGATGAAGCACGAGCCGTTCAGGGGACGTCGTCCGATCTTCATCGGTGACGACGTCACCGATGAAACCGTGTTCGCGATCATGCCTGACATGGACGGGCTCGCCTTCTCGGTCGGCCGCCGCGCCATCGGCGTCAATGGCCACTTCGATACGCCAAGCGACGTGCGCGCGTTCCTTGCGCGGCTGCTCGACGACACAAGGTTGGAATAA
- a CDS encoding trehalose-6-phosphate synthase, whose translation MNLVVVSNRVARGKPNEPMTGGLAAALLPVVEHSGAIWVGSSGRVRDGHLKEPFAEIEALGSGAIATLDLPAAHYGGYYEGFANSALWPALHSRSDLIRVSREDYVSYREVNAFMARALMRFRKTKTAFWVQDYHFLALGAELRALGVDDPIGFFLHTPWPVAAVMQGVPNHRELITAMLAYDLLGFQTNEDCQNFLAYVGGELGLAIEDGVAISQHGRTRCEVFPIGIDAEKFAAYAAKSASHPDVSRLRRSLNGERLAIGVDRLDYSKGLVNRISAFDRLWTEQPQFARSISLLQIANPSRGGIEAYGNLQNEVARLVTDVNGRHGEVDWTPIRYLNKGFSQAVLAGLYRTAQVGVVTPLHDGMNLVAKEYVAAQNPADPGVLVLSKFAGAANELDTALLVNPHDVDGMARAIAVAAAMPLTERKMRWDAMMKKLRGHTIQQWSADFVAELEKCRTEKAAVAPLAAQPPQALRWLKSAISGVRLI comes from the coding sequence GTGAACTTAGTCGTCGTTTCTAATCGAGTCGCGCGCGGCAAGCCCAATGAACCCATGACGGGCGGACTTGCGGCAGCCTTGCTGCCGGTGGTGGAACATTCGGGCGCGATCTGGGTGGGGTCTTCGGGTCGTGTGCGGGACGGCCATCTGAAGGAACCATTCGCCGAGATCGAAGCACTGGGCTCGGGCGCGATTGCGACGCTGGATCTGCCGGCGGCGCATTACGGCGGCTATTACGAAGGCTTTGCCAACTCGGCGCTGTGGCCGGCGCTGCATTCGCGCAGCGATCTGATCCGCGTATCGCGCGAGGATTATGTCAGCTATCGCGAGGTCAACGCCTTCATGGCGCGCGCCTTGATGCGCTTCCGAAAAACAAAAACAGCGTTCTGGGTGCAGGATTATCATTTCCTCGCGCTCGGCGCGGAACTGCGTGCTCTCGGTGTCGACGATCCGATCGGCTTCTTTCTGCATACGCCGTGGCCCGTGGCCGCGGTGATGCAGGGCGTGCCCAATCATCGCGAGCTGATCACGGCGATGCTGGCCTACGATCTGCTCGGCTTCCAGACCAATGAGGATTGCCAGAACTTCCTCGCTTATGTCGGCGGCGAGCTCGGCCTCGCCATCGAGGACGGCGTTGCGATCTCTCAGCATGGCCGCACCCGCTGCGAGGTGTTTCCGATCGGCATCGACGCGGAGAAGTTCGCAGCCTATGCCGCCAAATCGGCATCGCATCCCGACGTGTCGCGGCTGCGGCGCAGCCTCAACGGCGAACGCCTCGCGATCGGCGTCGACCGCCTCGATTATTCGAAAGGCCTCGTCAACCGCATCAGCGCGTTCGACCGGCTCTGGACCGAGCAGCCGCAGTTCGCGCGCAGTATCTCGCTGCTCCAGATCGCGAACCCCTCGCGGGGCGGCATCGAAGCCTATGGCAATCTGCAGAATGAGGTCGCGCGCCTCGTCACCGACGTCAACGGTCGTCACGGCGAGGTCGACTGGACGCCGATCCGGTATTTGAACAAGGGTTTCAGCCAGGCCGTGCTCGCTGGTCTCTATCGGACAGCGCAGGTCGGCGTGGTGACGCCGCTGCATGACGGCATGAACCTCGTTGCCAAGGAATATGTCGCCGCGCAAAACCCGGCTGATCCCGGCGTGCTGGTGCTGTCGAAATTCGCGGGCGCCGCCAACGAGCTCGATACCGCCTTGCTCGTCAATCCCCACGACGTCGATGGCATGGCGCGCGCGATCGCGGTCGCCGCCGCCATGCCGCTCACCGAGCGCAAGATGCGCTGGGACGCGATGATGAAGAAGCTGCGCGGTCACACCATCCAGCAATGGTCCGCGGACTTCGTGGCTGAGCTGGAAAAGTGCCGGACGGAGAAGGCCGCCGTCGCCCCGCTCGCTGCGCAACCGCCGCAGGCATTGCGCTGGCTGAAGTCCGCAATCTCAGGTGTGCGGTTGATCTAG
- a CDS encoding helix-turn-helix transcriptional regulator: MTRHLNQLELARRWSISPRTLERWRWTGDGPRYIKLKGRIAYREADVEAFEAERLMESTQHPVRAEAVQP, encoded by the coding sequence ATGACCAGACACTTAAACCAGCTTGAACTGGCACGTCGTTGGAGCATAAGCCCGCGCACCTTGGAGCGCTGGCGTTGGACGGGTGATGGACCCCGTTACATCAAACTGAAAGGACGGATCGCATACCGCGAGGCGGATGTAGAAGCCTTTGAGGCTGAACGTCTGATGGAGAGCACACAGCACCCAGTTAGGGCTGAAGCGGTGCAGCCGTGA
- a CDS encoding MFS transporter, with product MELQQSPALNYGPAIAATATDRIVETSIPSRLDALPWSGFHTRVVLALGITWILDGLEVTLAGALSGALKHSASLHFSNLDLGIANSAYLAGAVLGALGFGWLTDRIGRKKLFFITLALYLSATAATALSWDVASYALFRFLTGAGIGGEYTAINSTIQELVPARYRGWTDLVINGSFWIGAAMGAVAAIVLLDPAVIGPDLGWRLAYLIGATLGLVVLLMRMWIPESPRWLMIHGRPDEAHAIVDDIERSVIGHGQDTSDGRFTKIRLRMRDHTPIAEVVHTLFSVYRQRALVGLVLMSAQAFFYNAIFFTFALVLTDFYGISADNVGWYLLPFAAGNFLGPLLLGRLFDTLGRRTMITFTYGVSGLLLALSGYLFSIGALSAQGQTIAWMVIFFFASPAASAAYLTVSETFPLEVRALAIAVFYAIGTGIGGVIGPALFGALIDTGSRTSVFAGYLLGAFLMIAAAIVAWRYAVSAERKSLEEIARPLAFME from the coding sequence ATGGAATTGCAGCAAAGCCCAGCGCTGAACTATGGCCCTGCGATCGCGGCGACGGCGACCGATCGCATCGTCGAGACCAGCATTCCCTCGCGCCTCGACGCATTGCCGTGGAGCGGCTTCCATACGCGCGTCGTGCTCGCGCTCGGCATCACCTGGATCCTCGACGGATTAGAGGTGACGCTTGCCGGCGCGCTCTCGGGTGCGTTGAAGCACAGCGCGTCGCTGCATTTCTCCAATCTCGACCTCGGCATTGCCAATTCCGCCTATCTCGCCGGCGCGGTGCTGGGTGCGCTCGGCTTCGGTTGGCTCACCGACCGCATCGGCCGCAAGAAACTGTTCTTCATCACGCTTGCGCTCTATCTGTCGGCAACGGCCGCGACGGCTCTGTCATGGGATGTCGCGAGCTACGCGCTGTTTCGCTTCCTCACCGGCGCCGGCATCGGCGGCGAATATACCGCGATCAATTCGACCATCCAGGAACTGGTGCCGGCGCGCTATCGCGGCTGGACCGATCTCGTCATCAACGGCAGCTTCTGGATCGGCGCCGCGATGGGTGCGGTGGCGGCGATCGTGCTGCTCGATCCTGCCGTGATCGGTCCCGATCTCGGCTGGCGTCTCGCCTATCTGATCGGCGCAACACTCGGCCTCGTCGTGCTCCTGATGCGGATGTGGATTCCGGAAAGTCCACGCTGGCTGATGATCCATGGCCGTCCCGACGAGGCCCATGCCATCGTCGACGACATCGAGCGCTCGGTGATCGGACACGGCCAGGATACGAGCGACGGGCGCTTCACGAAGATCCGTTTGAGGATGCGCGATCATACGCCGATCGCCGAGGTCGTCCACACGCTGTTTTCGGTCTATCGCCAGCGCGCGCTGGTCGGCCTCGTGCTGATGAGCGCGCAGGCGTTCTTCTACAACGCCATCTTCTTCACCTTCGCGCTGGTGCTGACCGATTTCTACGGCATCAGCGCCGATAACGTCGGCTGGTACCTGCTGCCCTTCGCCGCCGGCAACTTCCTCGGCCCGCTGCTGCTCGGCCGCCTGTTCGATACACTCGGCCGCCGCACCATGATCACGTTCACCTATGGCGTCTCGGGCCTGCTGCTCGCGCTATCAGGCTATCTGTTCTCGATCGGCGCGCTGAGCGCGCAGGGGCAGACCATCGCCTGGATGGTGATCTTCTTCTTCGCCTCGCCGGCCGCGAGCGCGGCCTATCTCACCGTCAGTGAGACGTTTCCCCTGGAGGTTCGCGCGCTGGCGATCGCGGTGTTCTATGCGATCGGCACGGGTATCGGCGGCGTGATCGGGCCGGCTCTGTTTGGCGCGCTGATCGACACGGGATCACGCACCAGCGTGTTCGCCGGCTATCTGCTGGGGGCGTTCCTGATGATCGCGGCTGCGATCGTAGCGTGGCGCTACGCCGTTTCGGCGGAGCGCAAATCGCTCGAAGAAATCGCGCGGCCGCTTGCCTTTATGGAGTAG
- a CDS encoding lysozyme inhibitor LprI family protein has translation MDFGELQASYGDLNEGPQICIMRLRQLKLIIQDRDKGELWPLALVNVATCMEWFARSLVKHLIDYSAGRINPNAKLLKELKINYGLIVQARVNHFSIGDIVAMSRNFSSFDEIEDTLNDLTKEAKPSILARTQKSWAVMMSDAFRVGAPSRRTIERQLNTLFEKRNELVHGSPRHLAYDDQLDALVSERELALFIQCAIEYMRHVLSTLSKFIPELNARSTLENNLNQRNRLQNSNKAIKELERAIETRLASDATYLTHFRRAQHAWRAWRNREADFQTTVVWGPTGSGRPAIYMGFETTLSMDRLRSLESYLRELDQQEKVSRAL, from the coding sequence ATGGATTTTGGCGAGCTGCAAGCTTCTTATGGCGACCTGAATGAAGGGCCGCAAATCTGCATTATGCGACTTCGGCAGTTGAAGCTCATCATACAAGACCGTGACAAGGGCGAGCTTTGGCCACTTGCCCTGGTAAATGTTGCGACTTGCATGGAGTGGTTCGCTCGATCACTGGTGAAGCATTTGATCGACTACTCCGCAGGGAGAATAAATCCGAACGCCAAGCTATTGAAAGAGCTTAAGATCAACTACGGCCTGATCGTTCAGGCGCGTGTCAATCATTTCTCGATTGGCGATATCGTTGCGATGAGCCGAAACTTCTCATCCTTTGACGAAATCGAAGACACACTGAACGACCTCACAAAAGAGGCGAAGCCGTCCATACTTGCGCGTACTCAGAAGTCATGGGCAGTCATGATGAGTGATGCGTTCCGCGTCGGAGCGCCGTCGCGAAGAACGATTGAGCGGCAGCTAAACACCCTCTTCGAGAAGCGCAATGAGTTGGTCCACGGTTCGCCGCGACACTTGGCTTACGATGATCAACTCGACGCTCTGGTTTCCGAGCGGGAGTTGGCGCTCTTTATTCAGTGTGCAATAGAGTACATGAGGCATGTGCTTTCCACTCTTTCGAAATTCATTCCTGAGCTAAATGCCCGATCAACGCTCGAAAACAATCTGAATCAGCGTAACCGCCTACAAAACAGCAATAAAGCAATCAAAGAGTTGGAGCGGGCTATCGAGACCCGCCTCGCATCGGATGCCACGTATCTAACGCACTTTCGCAGAGCTCAACACGCTTGGCGCGCTTGGCGAAATCGAGAGGCAGATTTCCAAACGACCGTTGTGTGGGGGCCGACTGGTAGTGGTCGTCCTGCAATATACATGGGTTTCGAAACGACCCTCAGTATGGACAGGTTGCGAAGTTTGGAAAGCTATCTTCGCGAGCTAGACCAGCAGGAGAAGGTTAGCCGCGCCTTATAG
- a CDS encoding recombinase family protein, with protein MTKPIVRKVRCAVYTRKSSEEGLDMEFNSLDSQREACEAYVASHKHEGWLLVPDRYDDGGFSGGTLERPALKRLLTDIETRKVDVVVVYKIDRLSRSLMDFAKLVEAFDRRSVTFVSVTQSFNTTTSMGRLTLNVLLSFAQFEREVTGERIRDKIAASRKKGMWMGGWAPFGYEVKDRKLVINEEDAKTVRWIFRRFVTLGSASLLARELQQKNVRNRYGQAIDKGVLYKMLNNRTYIGDAVHKGTTYRGEHDAIIERKVWDGVHSILQESPRKRAAKHRAQTPALLKGLIVDGTGVAMSPSHTCRRGKLYRYYVSQQAIKGSAPPSSILRVPAGEIEEMVVDQIRRVIASPELIVATWKQMRTHTPRITERSVRDALINFDELWAELFPAEQSRILQLLAARVVVTAARVDLHLRVEGFASLVADLKATTSQEAA; from the coding sequence ATGACCAAGCCGATCGTTCGCAAGGTGCGGTGTGCGGTCTACACCCGCAAATCCAGCGAGGAAGGCCTCGACATGGAGTTCAATTCCTTGGACTCGCAGCGTGAGGCCTGCGAGGCCTATGTGGCGAGCCACAAGCATGAGGGCTGGCTTTTGGTCCCAGACCGCTATGATGACGGTGGGTTCTCGGGTGGCACTTTGGAGCGTCCCGCGCTCAAGCGTCTGCTCACCGATATCGAGACGCGCAAGGTCGACGTTGTGGTCGTCTACAAAATCGACAGATTGTCTCGGTCCCTCATGGACTTTGCCAAACTGGTGGAAGCCTTCGACCGTCGCTCGGTGACGTTTGTCTCCGTAACACAATCCTTCAACACTACAACATCAATGGGACGGCTCACGCTCAACGTCCTGCTGTCCTTTGCCCAGTTCGAGCGTGAAGTCACCGGTGAGCGTATCCGGGACAAGATCGCAGCCTCTCGCAAGAAGGGCATGTGGATGGGTGGGTGGGCTCCCTTCGGCTACGAGGTCAAAGACCGCAAGCTTGTCATCAACGAAGAGGACGCGAAGACAGTAAGGTGGATTTTCCGCAGGTTCGTAACTCTAGGCTCTGCCAGCCTCCTCGCCCGCGAGCTCCAGCAGAAGAACGTCCGCAATCGCTACGGGCAAGCGATAGACAAGGGCGTGCTGTACAAGATGCTCAACAACCGAACCTACATCGGCGATGCCGTGCACAAGGGCACCACCTACCGCGGTGAGCACGACGCCATCATCGAGCGGAAGGTTTGGGACGGGGTACATTCAATCCTGCAGGAGAGTCCTCGCAAGCGGGCTGCAAAACACCGGGCCCAGACTCCTGCACTGCTTAAGGGCTTGATTGTCGACGGCACGGGGGTGGCGATGTCCCCTAGCCATACTTGTCGCCGGGGAAAGCTGTACCGCTACTACGTTAGCCAGCAAGCGATAAAGGGCTCCGCCCCACCCAGCAGCATCCTGCGCGTCCCGGCAGGAGAAATCGAAGAGATGGTCGTCGACCAGATCCGCCGCGTGATCGCCTCCCCAGAATTGATCGTGGCAACCTGGAAGCAGATGCGCACCCACACGCCACGTATCACTGAACGTTCAGTCCGCGACGCACTTATCAATTTCGACGAGCTCTGGGCTGAATTATTCCCGGCCGAGCAGTCCAGGATTTTGCAGTTACTTGCTGCAAGAGTGGTCGTCACCGCCGCGAGGGTTGACCTGCATCTCAGAGTGGAGGGTTTTGCATCGCTGGTCGCCGATCTAAAGGCGACCACTTCACAGGAAGCAGCATGA
- a CDS encoding DUF2924 domain-containing protein has protein sequence MNDPVLAQLAALKSAPTSALKAKWRALFDTEPPPYNRRFLESRLAYRIQELAFGGLSADTVRRLEALAGDLPAKGSRPLRHKSLDRPVSGTQLIREWKGVEHRVTVRDSDFEYQARPFKSLSAVARAITGTRWNGLVFFGLKTQRAST, from the coding sequence ATGAATGACCCCGTTTTGGCGCAACTGGCCGCCCTAAAAAGCGCGCCCACGTCGGCCCTAAAGGCCAAGTGGCGCGCGCTCTTCGATACGGAGCCGCCCCCTTATAATCGCCGCTTCCTCGAAAGCCGGTTGGCTTACCGGATTCAGGAACTGGCGTTCGGGGGCCTGTCGGCGGATACCGTGCGCCGGTTGGAGGCATTGGCTGGCGACCTGCCAGCGAAGGGGAGCCGGCCCCTCCGACACAAGTCGTTGGACCGGCCCGTCAGCGGCACTCAGCTAATCCGCGAGTGGAAGGGTGTGGAGCATCGGGTGACGGTCCGCGACAGTGACTTCGAGTACCAGGCCCGCCCCTTTAAATCGCTCTCCGCCGTCGCCAGGGCCATCACCGGCACCAGATGGAATGGCCTGGTTTTCTTCGGTTTGAAGACCCAGCGAGCTTCTACATGA
- a CDS encoding DUF3175 domain-containing protein, protein MAQVRKTTHSRKTGARKTNARRTTTARKSTKRGAPKRWSQRVTKQSDALDLKQGVFKLTSAKKIAASLKRSAEHSSRRKTGAYRSALSMLTFYINRAGKTLPKTQRTRLERAKVELKRAFGKG, encoded by the coding sequence ATGGCTCAGGTCAGAAAGACGACACATTCTCGGAAGACAGGCGCGCGCAAGACCAACGCAAGGCGCACCACGACGGCGCGCAAGAGCACCAAGCGCGGCGCGCCAAAGCGCTGGTCGCAACGGGTGACGAAGCAGAGCGACGCGCTCGACCTCAAGCAGGGCGTGTTCAAGCTGACCAGCGCGAAGAAGATCGCGGCTTCGCTGAAGCGCTCGGCCGAGCACAGCTCGCGTCGCAAGACCGGCGCCTATCGCTCGGCGCTGTCGATGCTGACCTTCTACATCAACCGCGCCGGCAAGACGCTGCCCAAGACGCAGCGCACGCGGCTGGAGCGCGCGAAGGTGGAGCTGAAGCGGGCGTTCGGGAAGGGGTGA
- a CDS encoding methyl-accepting chemotaxis protein yields MSVKSKPNKSNLLILRFRAKIILGFVAVLAILAVSMAFAYFGFERIAGAVASYRTSVSEADLARTVDRDLIAYQGLTRAYTLTGAADDEIAAKAAEENLRSAIGKSMSATTGAARREQVGKLEAEFQRFTKVFSEIITLTRENNKIAADELNSVGNKIRFKFDDLADTAALAGLASVQTTAKDITSQYLAVSTSVSAFVAKPEPKTADGVIARIKFLETLLVSIYANDQKITDRVTEIGNLLKQYRTSFAKLTENVKVIVKSNGEMTKTAASILKLSDELRSGLTADQQRIEASANGTIVETERLMLMLALGGLAIGAVLAWMLGNGISRPMIAMCKAMRELASGNFDVVLPGLGRKDEIGEMAGAVEEFKVQAVAKAERDAAASEVQNREQAASRRAELIRFADDFESAVGAIVSNVSASAVQLESAASTLTRTAETTQSLSSQVAGVSEQASSNMQSVATATEELSASVEEIGRQVRDSSRIAEAAVVQAKQTDGRIGKLSHAAQQIGEVVKLITAIAEQTNLLALNATIEAARAGEAGRGFAVVASEVKSLASQTAKATDEISSHITGMQGATAESVAAIKEIGATIGQISSISTSIASAVEQQGAATQEIARSVQTVAHGTQTAATDIGEVNRGAAETGSASEEVLHSAKTLSSESTRLRAELDRFMANIKAA; encoded by the coding sequence ATGTCCGTCAAATCCAAGCCGAACAAATCGAATCTGCTCATTTTGCGCTTTCGCGCCAAAATCATCCTCGGCTTCGTGGCGGTGCTTGCCATCCTCGCCGTTAGCATGGCTTTCGCCTATTTCGGCTTCGAGCGGATCGCAGGCGCCGTTGCCTCCTATCGGACCAGCGTGTCGGAAGCCGATCTCGCACGGACGGTCGATCGCGACCTGATTGCCTATCAGGGGCTGACGCGAGCCTATACATTGACGGGCGCGGCGGACGACGAGATCGCGGCCAAGGCCGCCGAAGAAAATCTGAGGAGCGCGATCGGCAAGTCGATGTCCGCCACGACTGGTGCTGCTCGCCGGGAGCAGGTCGGCAAGCTCGAGGCCGAGTTCCAGCGCTTCACGAAGGTGTTCAGTGAGATCATCACCCTGACGCGTGAGAACAACAAGATCGCGGCCGATGAGCTCAACAGCGTCGGCAACAAGATCCGTTTCAAGTTCGACGATCTCGCAGACACGGCTGCGCTGGCCGGTCTCGCATCGGTCCAGACCACGGCCAAGGACATCACTTCGCAATATCTGGCGGTCTCCACCTCGGTCAGCGCCTTCGTTGCCAAGCCGGAGCCGAAGACCGCCGACGGCGTGATCGCCCGCATCAAGTTCCTGGAGACCTTGCTGGTCTCGATCTACGCCAACGACCAGAAGATCACCGACCGCGTCACCGAGATCGGCAACCTGCTGAAGCAGTACCGCACGTCCTTCGCAAAGCTGACCGAAAACGTGAAGGTCATCGTCAAATCGAACGGCGAGATGACCAAGACGGCTGCGTCCATCCTCAAGCTTTCGGACGAGCTGCGCTCGGGCCTGACCGCCGACCAGCAGCGGATCGAGGCCAGCGCCAATGGCACCATCGTGGAGACCGAGCGGCTGATGCTGATGCTGGCGCTGGGTGGCCTTGCCATCGGTGCCGTGCTGGCCTGGATGCTCGGCAACGGCATCTCGCGTCCGATGATCGCGATGTGCAAGGCGATGCGGGAGCTGGCTTCGGGCAATTTCGACGTGGTGCTGCCGGGTCTTGGCCGCAAGGACGAGATCGGCGAGATGGCCGGCGCGGTCGAGGAGTTCAAGGTTCAGGCGGTGGCCAAGGCCGAGCGCGATGCCGCCGCTAGCGAAGTCCAGAACCGGGAGCAGGCCGCAAGCCGCCGCGCCGAGCTGATCCGCTTCGCCGACGATTTCGAGAGCGCGGTCGGCGCCATCGTCTCCAACGTCTCGGCCTCCGCCGTGCAGCTGGAATCGGCGGCCTCCACGCTGACCCGCACCGCCGAGACCACGCAGAGCCTGTCGAGCCAGGTCGCTGGCGTCTCCGAGCAGGCCTCCTCCAACATGCAGTCGGTCGCGACCGCGACCGAGGAGCTCTCGGCCTCGGTCGAGGAGATCGGCCGCCAGGTCCGCGATTCCAGCCGCATTGCCGAAGCCGCCGTGGTGCAGGCCAAGCAGACCGACGGCCGCATCGGAAAACTGTCGCATGCGGCACAGCAGATCGGCGAAGTGGTCAAGCTGATCACGGCGATTGCCGAGCAGACCAACCTGCTGGCGCTCAACGCCACCATCGAGGCGGCGCGCGCCGGTGAAGCCGGCCGCGGCTTTGCGGTGGTTGCGAGCGAGGTGAAGTCGCTGGCGAGCCAGACGGCGAAGGCGACGGATGAAATCTCCTCGCACATCACCGGCATGCAGGGCGCCACGGCCGAATCGGTCGCCGCGATCAAGGAGATCGGCGCGACCATCGGCCAGATATCGTCGATCTCGACCTCGATCGCGAGCGCGGTCGAGCAGCAGGGTGCGGCGACGCAGGAGATCGCCCGCAGCGTCCAGACCGTCGCCCATGGCACCCAGACCGCGGCCACCGATATCGGCGAGGTCAACCGCGGCGCCGCCGAGACCGGCTCGGCCTCGGAGGAGGTGCTGCACTCGGCCAAGACGCTGTCGAGCGAAAGCACCCGCCTGCGTGCCGAGCTCGACCGCTTCATGGCGAATATCAAGGCGGCGTAA